A single Anaerolineae bacterium DNA region contains:
- a CDS encoding tetratricopeptide repeat protein, with product MAKSKRNPKQKKPFVLKKQDNNWIDQANAQLRRQDYQGLVQTCRRVLHDAPAKSQKRADALEYLASAYTMLSQFEEAYQALSQALEIKPQYAHLWYNRGLTGRYTMRLVQATRDFEKAVELETDPTQRTKFTEILAQTREMAESERALRGPGFTLEQLEEQQELFERGIQLMRREKWAAAEQAFRRVIEMGECLPQPRGNLGLTLLMQKKYDEAEAAFKRALDIDPDYDLAKQNLASLPLTRQTGHTPALALREPFANVNNISLTVQLPEDDE from the coding sequence ATGGCCAAAAGTAAACGAAACCCAAAGCAAAAAAAACCATTTGTTCTCAAAAAACAGGACAATAATTGGATCGATCAGGCTAATGCGCAATTAAGGCGGCAAGATTATCAAGGATTGGTCCAAACTTGCCGGCGTGTTCTGCACGACGCGCCGGCCAAATCTCAAAAACGCGCCGACGCGCTTGAATATTTAGCCAGCGCTTACACCATGCTCAGCCAATTTGAAGAGGCCTACCAAGCCCTGTCGCAAGCGTTGGAAATCAAGCCGCAATATGCCCACTTGTGGTACAATCGTGGCTTGACCGGCCGCTACACCATGCGTCTGGTGCAGGCGACGCGAGACTTTGAAAAAGCGGTGGAACTGGAAACAGACCCCACGCAGCGTACAAAATTCACCGAAATTTTAGCTCAAACCCGGGAAATGGCCGAAAGCGAGCGCGCCCTGCGCGGGCCGGGTTTTACCCTGGAACAACTGGAGGAGCAGCAAGAGTTGTTTGAGCGCGGCATTCAACTGATGCGCCGGGAAAAATGGGCCGCAGCGGAGCAAGCCTTCCGCCGGGTCATTGAAATGGGTGAGTGCCTGCCCCAACCGCGGGGCAACCTGGGCCTGACCTTGCTGATGCAAAAGAAGTATGATGAAGCCGAAGCCGCCTTCAAGCGGGCGCTGGACATTGATCCTGATTACGACCTGGCCAAACAGAACCTGGCCAGTCTTCCCCTAACCCGCCAAACAGGTCATACGCCGGCCCTGGCTCTCAGAGAACCCTTTGCCAATGTCAACAACATCAGCTTAACCGTTCAATTGCCGGAGGATGATGAATGA